A window from Pyrococcus kukulkanii encodes these proteins:
- a CDS encoding endonuclease dU: MIRKVKREIRVIGFDDGTFKFKDRGEKVILVGVIMKGSSDILGVVTRWITVDGLDVTDAMIDAILSSRFKDLRVILLKGITYAGFNIVDVSKLFEATELPIIIIIRKKPDFKAIAEALRKHFPDYPVRLSLLRKGGQIRELIPGKLYYQAIGLNDETAREIISVTRRNSMIPEALRIAHMIASAVMTGESKKE; this comes from the coding sequence ATGATAAGGAAAGTCAAGAGGGAAATAAGGGTCATTGGGTTTGACGATGGAACTTTTAAATTTAAGGATAGGGGAGAGAAGGTTATATTGGTCGGCGTAATCATGAAGGGTTCTTCTGATATCCTCGGAGTTGTTACAAGGTGGATAACTGTAGATGGACTCGATGTTACCGATGCAATGATAGATGCAATCTTGTCCTCAAGATTTAAGGACTTAAGGGTTATACTTCTTAAAGGAATCACATACGCCGGTTTTAACATTGTTGATGTTTCCAAGTTATTTGAAGCTACCGAACTGCCCATAATTATTATTATAAGGAAAAAACCAGACTTTAAGGCTATCGCAGAAGCTTTAAGAAAGCATTTCCCTGATTATCCGGTTAGGTTATCTCTACTGAGGAAAGGAGGACAGATAAGAGAGTTAATCCCAGGAAAGTTGTATTACCAGGCTATAGGACTTAATGATGAGACAGCTAGAGAAATAATTTCAGTAACGAGAAGGAATTCCATGATTCCTGAGGCTTTGAGAATAGCCCACATGATAGCTTCGGCCGTCATGACTGGCGAGAGTAAGAAGGAGTAA
- the mobA gene encoding molybdenum cofactor guanylyltransferase: MLGVIFAVKLRRTDNYLIPINDEPMVKMIENRLRQAKRIKDVVTLVKKGQEKKYSLHVSNVKPVKGKNIIEALLEGLPPGGDVFLIKGNKPLVMPFLVNYMTSIYLDEFLDALIPRWRNGNLEIFHAVYNVRALRNALEGMKAEGEKDIRKLPEYMDAEFLDIEGLISKNEKVWWSFFSVKTSEDLRKVLLSGLV; this comes from the coding sequence ATGCTTGGCGTGATATTTGCCGTCAAGTTGAGAAGGACTGACAATTATCTTATCCCAATAAATGACGAGCCTATGGTCAAGATGATAGAGAATAGGTTGAGGCAAGCAAAAAGAATAAAAGATGTAGTTACACTAGTCAAAAAAGGGCAAGAAAAGAAATACTCATTACACGTTAGTAACGTTAAGCCCGTGAAAGGGAAAAATATCATCGAGGCATTGCTTGAAGGTTTGCCACCTGGGGGAGATGTTTTCCTCATTAAAGGAAATAAACCCCTAGTGATGCCGTTCCTAGTTAATTACATGACCTCAATATACTTGGATGAATTCCTTGATGCCCTAATACCAAGATGGAGAAATGGGAACCTAGAGATATTCCACGCGGTTTATAATGTGAGGGCATTAAGAAATGCCCTGGAGGGCATGAAGGCTGAAGGCGAGAAAGACATAAGAAAGCTACCAGAATACATGGATGCAGAATTCCTTGACATTGAGGGGCTTATAAGCAAAAATGAAAAGGTGTGGTGGAGCTTCTTCAGCGTTAAAACTTCAGAAGACCTAAGGAAAGTTCTGCTTAGTGGGCTTGTATAA
- a CDS encoding TIGR00288 family NYN domain-containing protein — MARWERIVEGVKSIALIKSRIIARGKRIALLVDGPNILRKDLGIHLEDIVEALSKLGNIRVAKVILNQYAPQSLIEAISNQGFEPVIVAGEIGVKLAVEAMREVYNPNIDMIALATRNTEFVPIILKAKEKGKETAIIGVEPGLSSALKHAADYVIILTSRGEGVEEGYSEDTEEGRGGRGEDNRINNRWAQHPKEGVWDKA; from the coding sequence ATGGCAAGATGGGAGAGGATCGTTGAGGGAGTTAAAAGTATAGCTTTAATAAAAAGTAGGATAATAGCTAGGGGGAAGAGGATAGCACTTCTTGTTGATGGTCCGAATATCCTGAGGAAAGATCTTGGAATTCACCTTGAGGATATAGTTGAAGCCTTAAGCAAGCTTGGAAATATAAGAGTGGCCAAAGTGATACTAAACCAGTACGCACCTCAGAGTCTGATTGAGGCTATATCAAATCAGGGATTTGAGCCCGTAATAGTGGCTGGGGAAATAGGGGTAAAGCTGGCAGTGGAAGCTATGAGAGAGGTCTACAACCCAAACATAGACATGATAGCCCTAGCAACGAGGAATACCGAGTTCGTCCCAATAATCCTCAAGGCCAAGGAAAAAGGGAAAGAGACAGCAATTATAGGAGTTGAGCCCGGATTAAGCTCAGCACTAAAGCACGCGGCGGACTACGTAATAATCCTTACATCACGGGGTGAGGGAGTTGAGGAAGGTTATAGCGAAGATACTGAGGAGGGAAGAGGAGGAAGGGGAGAAGACAATAGGATTAATAATCGATGGGCCCAACATCCTAAGGAAGGAGTTTGGGATAAAGCTTGA
- a CDS encoding TIGR00288 family NYN domain-containing protein, with amino-acid sequence MRKVIAKILRREEEEGEKTIGLIIDGPNILRKEFGIKLEDIKIALEKIGKIRVAKVVLNQYAPQGLIEAIVNQGFEPIIVAGDTDVRVAIEAMELIYNADIDVLALATRDADFLPLISEAKRRGKETVIIGIEPGFSVALQNAADYVIKMEKKGED; translated from the coding sequence TTGAGGAAGGTTATAGCGAAGATACTGAGGAGGGAAGAGGAGGAAGGGGAGAAGACAATAGGATTAATAATCGATGGGCCCAACATCCTAAGGAAGGAGTTTGGGATAAAGCTTGAAGATATAAAAATAGCATTAGAGAAGATAGGAAAAATAAGAGTGGCCAAAGTCGTTCTTAACCAGTACGCACCCCAGGGATTAATAGAAGCAATAGTTAATCAGGGATTCGAGCCCATAATAGTTGCAGGGGACACTGATGTTAGGGTAGCGATAGAGGCTATGGAACTAATATATAATGCTGACATAGATGTGCTAGCTCTGGCAACTAGAGATGCAGACTTCCTCCCGCTCATAAGTGAGGCCAAGAGAAGAGGGAAAGAGACTGTCATAATTGGGATTGAGCCCGGCTTTTCTGTGGCACTTCAAAATGCCGCCGATTATGTAATTAAGATGGAAAAGAAGGGTGAGGATTAG
- the cobO gene encoding cob(I)yrinic acid a,c-diamide adenosyltransferase yields MWREKLGLVHIYTGNGKGKTTAAIGLAVRMLGSGGRVIVIQFMKAPKVYGEYHMAERCGFVIESYGLPKFVHGKPEQDDIEAAKRALDRAKEVVKSGEWDLVILDEICVALGFGMISIDEVKELIRSKAPNTELVLTGRYCPEELYEPADYVTEMREIKHPYQKGILARRGVEY; encoded by the coding sequence ATGTGGAGGGAAAAGCTTGGTCTAGTCCACATATACACTGGAAATGGGAAGGGCAAGACGACTGCCGCTATAGGACTAGCAGTTAGAATGCTTGGTTCCGGCGGTAGGGTAATTGTGATACAGTTCATGAAGGCTCCCAAAGTGTACGGGGAATATCACATGGCCGAGAGATGTGGCTTTGTTATAGAGTCTTACGGCCTTCCAAAGTTCGTCCATGGAAAGCCCGAGCAGGATGATATAGAGGCCGCAAAGAGGGCCCTTGATAGGGCTAAAGAGGTAGTTAAGAGCGGGGAGTGGGATCTCGTGATCTTGGACGAGATATGCGTTGCCCTTGGCTTTGGAATGATAAGCATTGACGAGGTTAAGGAGCTCATAAGGAGCAAGGCCCCAAACACTGAGCTTGTTCTCACGGGCAGGTACTGTCCAGAGGAACTATATGAGCCGGCTGACTACGTTACTGAGATGAGGGAGATAAAGCATCCTTACCAAAAGGGAATTCTCGCTAGAAGAGGTGTCGAGTACTAA
- a CDS encoding DUF835 domain-containing protein — protein sequence MEIVHLGYFVRDLLVMATTLTAAVIILMLRRRARATLRYRPFALASFSGFISFLLITIAQIIGALINTTVLYAEKDYWQAIRSVMLTIAAFLLLFSVMMFYLPFGSGRYMVLKVVTEPTIEAWGGYWCRKEECYAAFKKLLEMRLPGIAITRDPPNIFREKLGLKLTPVIWISKVQHEDAVSPTRLEYLTQRLADFLKSVDVDKVILIDCVDYLVLENGEDAVFKFVTTLKDFATLNRGILIVSIEKEALSEKAYNFLTSELEPLEKLRMKAREES from the coding sequence ATGGAAATTGTTCACCTGGGCTATTTTGTTAGAGACCTACTAGTTATGGCAACAACTTTAACAGCGGCAGTAATAATCCTCATGCTGAGACGAAGGGCTAGGGCTACCCTCCGGTACAGGCCTTTTGCACTAGCATCCTTTTCAGGATTCATAAGCTTCCTCTTGATAACCATAGCTCAAATAATTGGAGCCTTGATAAACACCACAGTCTTGTATGCTGAGAAAGACTACTGGCAGGCCATAAGGTCAGTTATGCTAACAATAGCAGCGTTCCTCCTTCTTTTCTCAGTCATGATGTTCTACCTTCCCTTTGGAAGTGGAAGGTATATGGTTCTCAAGGTGGTTACAGAGCCAACGATAGAGGCATGGGGAGGCTACTGGTGCAGGAAGGAGGAATGTTATGCAGCATTTAAGAAGCTCTTAGAAATGAGACTCCCAGGGATAGCAATAACCCGAGATCCCCCAAATATATTCAGGGAAAAACTTGGACTAAAGCTAACCCCAGTTATCTGGATATCGAAGGTACAGCATGAAGATGCAGTAAGCCCCACAAGGTTAGAGTACCTAACTCAGAGATTGGCGGACTTTTTGAAGAGCGTTGATGTGGATAAGGTTATTTTAATAGATTGTGTGGACTACTTAGTCTTAGAAAACGGAGAAGATGCCGTGTTTAAGTTCGTAACTACATTAAAGGACTTCGCAACCCTTAACAGGGGGATATTGATAGTGAGCATTGAAAAGGAGGCTCTATCAGAGAAAGCTTACAACTTCCTAACATCCGAGCTCGAACCCCTAGAGAAGCTAAGGATGAAGGCTAGGGAAGAAAGCTAA
- a CDS encoding DmpA family aminopeptidase, which translates to MKAHELGIEIGVFKKGKRDSIADVKGVKVGHVTLIEGKGKLIPGKGPVRTGVTAILPHEGNIYKEKVLAGAFVMNGYSKPVGLIQLWELGVIETPIILTNTLSIGTAIDGLLDYVLRENDDIGVKTGSVNPLVLECNDSYLNDIRGRHVKREHVVEAIENASEEFEEGAVGAGTGMSAFEFKGGIGSASRVVEIEGKKYTVGALVLSNFGKREDLTIAGVPVGIELKDWPGRGGEGKGSIIMVVATDAPLTSRQLNRLAKRATVGLARTGGYAYNGSGDIAVAFSTANKIKHYGKETLEVKALPDSVLSPLFKATAEAVEEAIVNSLLNARTMDGRDNHVRYELPKDKLIEIMRKYGRI; encoded by the coding sequence ATGAAAGCCCATGAGTTAGGAATCGAGATAGGTGTCTTCAAGAAGGGCAAGAGGGACTCAATAGCGGACGTAAAAGGAGTCAAAGTAGGCCATGTGACCTTGATAGAGGGAAAAGGAAAGCTAATTCCTGGGAAAGGGCCAGTAAGAACTGGAGTCACGGCAATACTTCCCCATGAAGGAAATATATACAAGGAAAAAGTTTTAGCTGGAGCCTTCGTAATGAACGGCTACTCCAAGCCAGTAGGATTAATACAGCTCTGGGAGCTTGGTGTCATAGAAACCCCGATAATATTAACGAACACCCTCAGCATAGGAACGGCCATTGATGGCTTGCTTGACTACGTTTTGAGGGAGAACGATGACATCGGCGTAAAAACTGGATCCGTGAATCCCCTCGTTCTGGAGTGTAACGATTCTTACCTTAACGACATACGTGGAAGGCACGTGAAGAGGGAGCACGTTGTCGAGGCGATTGAGAACGCCAGCGAGGAGTTTGAAGAAGGGGCAGTAGGGGCTGGGACAGGGATGAGCGCCTTCGAGTTTAAGGGTGGGATAGGTTCGGCATCAAGGGTGGTGGAGATAGAGGGCAAGAAGTACACGGTTGGAGCACTGGTTTTAAGCAACTTTGGAAAGAGGGAAGACCTGACTATAGCTGGAGTGCCTGTCGGTATTGAGCTGAAAGACTGGCCCGGCAGAGGAGGAGAAGGAAAGGGAAGTATAATAATGGTCGTTGCCACCGATGCGCCTTTAACCTCAAGACAACTGAACAGACTGGCCAAGAGGGCAACAGTAGGATTGGCGAGAACTGGAGGTTATGCGTACAACGGGAGTGGAGACATAGCTGTTGCTTTCTCGACTGCAAACAAGATTAAGCACTACGGAAAGGAGACCCTAGAGGTTAAAGCGCTACCTGATTCAGTTCTCTCGCCCCTGTTTAAGGCAACGGCAGAAGCCGTAGAGGAGGCCATAGTCAATTCCTTGCTGAACGCGAGGACGATGGATGGGAGGGACAACCACGTGAGGTATGAACTCCCAAAGGACAAGCTTATAGAGATAATGAGGAAGTATGGTAGGATTTAA